A genomic segment from Lutibacter sp. A80 encodes:
- a CDS encoding FecR family protein has protein sequence MNKINTKILTLFKAYTAKEINEKQFVELQKWINQSTENKQLFSKYLLYYKRSRRVTFYDSLNKELAWSKVISQLSPPLLQPVKKQGVTKKTYWKYAIAASVITIISLSIFLNIKSINSTPVIVNNKIESRSNKATLTLEDGSEITLEKGKTSIIKNATSNGKEIIYQPIANKQISYNYLTIPRGGEYKIILPDSTIVWLNSESQLKYPINFTEGKPRQVELVYGEAYFDVSPSTAHNGSKFKVYNNGQEVEVLGTEFNIKTYKDETNIYTTLVEGKVSIKTDKQNRLLEPGEQSNLDIISNHISISKVNIRQETSWKDGLYIFKGKSLKEIMITLSRWYNIEVIFEEKSLEDARFTGALNKNQNIVDMLNDIKNFGAINNFEINNKTITLK, from the coding sequence ATGAACAAAATTAACACAAAAATTCTAACTCTTTTTAAAGCTTATACAGCAAAAGAAATTAATGAAAAACAATTTGTTGAGCTACAAAAATGGATTAATCAAAGTACAGAAAATAAACAATTATTTTCTAAGTACTTACTTTATTACAAAAGGTCTAGAAGAGTTACTTTTTACGATTCATTAAACAAAGAGTTAGCTTGGAGTAAAGTAATTTCTCAACTATCTCCCCCATTATTGCAACCAGTAAAAAAACAAGGTGTCACAAAAAAAACATATTGGAAATATGCAATTGCGGCATCAGTAATAACTATAATATCATTATCAATATTCTTAAATATTAAGTCAATAAATTCAACTCCAGTTATTGTAAACAATAAAATTGAGTCACGCTCAAATAAAGCAACATTAACTTTAGAAGATGGTTCTGAAATAACACTAGAAAAAGGTAAAACTTCTATTATTAAAAATGCAACAAGTAATGGAAAAGAAATTATCTATCAACCAATTGCAAATAAGCAAATCAGCTATAATTATTTAACCATTCCTAGAGGAGGAGAATATAAAATAATACTTCCAGATAGTACTATAGTATGGTTAAATTCAGAATCTCAATTAAAATATCCAATAAATTTTACAGAAGGAAAACCTCGCCAAGTAGAACTTGTTTACGGCGAAGCATATTTCGATGTATCACCAAGTACAGCGCATAATGGTTCAAAATTTAAAGTCTATAACAATGGACAAGAAGTAGAAGTATTAGGTACAGAATTTAACATAAAGACTTATAAAGACGAAACAAATATTTATACAACTTTAGTTGAAGGAAAAGTCAGTATAAAAACAGATAAACAAAATAGATTACTAGAACCAGGAGAACAATCTAATTTAGATATTATTTCTAATCATATTTCAATTAGCAAAGTTAATATTAGACAAGAAACTTCTTGGAAAGATGGGTTATACATTTTTAAAGGAAAATCATTAAAAGAAATAATGATTACATTGTCTCGCTGGTACAATATAGAAGTAATTTTTGAAGAAAAAAGTTTAGAAGATGCTAGGTTTACAGGTGCTTTAAACAAAAACCAAAACATTGTAGATATGCTAAACGATATTAAAAACTTTGGAGCAATTAATAATTTCGAAATAAATAATAAAACTATTACCCTTAAATAG
- a CDS encoding TonB-dependent receptor has protein sequence MEIKLIKPHFLFGKRVLMMIMRIFIFLLCTTVFSLTTENGLAQKKVTLDHDKTLTVDEVFEIIANQTEYNFIYPENLFKNIPKVKLQKGIISVGRLLQITLPKGKYNAILGTDNRITIKEKNQSQKIEVFGVVKDKDGLLLPGVTVSIKGTNKGLPTDFEGTYQITVPDAASVLVFSYIGFQTQEIIVGEQTEINIILQEEVSSLEEVVLVGYGRTKKKDLTGSVGTVKAVEISQIKTQTIDQALVGKIPGVYINAVSGAPGAGAIVHIRGLSALRGDNQPLYVVDGVPIIVNPIFEENGIGLFGNRENPLLAINPNDIERVDVLKDASAAGIYGSRAANGVVLITTKRGTRNQKPQFTFSLNSTISNPVKKWDVLNVDQYKTFVTEGAQARIAEGSGSTTDNIIVNTPNQFFGNANTDWQDEITNNNALWNDYKFGLNGGTENINYLVSAGVTDQEGIMIGSQLDRYSLSANIDADVTERIKTGVSFNYNYSVNKTSGVTDLTSGFFRPDLGVYDDNGQYTGTPALGGVFGPDVISRNPVGGSGLATNKIIGQYLFGSVYGEVKIIDGLKFRSQINISVSNDKASNFDPSFSDNAIFNLYSSPVAEATLEQQRTDAFATVFSNTLNYSKSFGEHKIDAIIGMSWDHNRTDIEAQTYSGFPDDFILVDPRSANRISSYESESIEGGLNSLFGRVNYNFEDRYLATLTIRRDGSTKFGTNNQYGTFPSGALAWNMHNEDFFNIDAINQLKLRASLGRTGNDNLASFSYLAYMSSLANNYSLYANVNGIAITGLPNPNIRWESTDQLDLGIEFGAFNNRLNGEIVYFEKNTTGIILYTPLPSETGFAAYNANVADVSNKGWEITIGGDIIRNTNFNWNSSFNISFIKGVVDNLYDGSIASSGSSPNILEGQPIGVISGYVQEGIAQDQAQITALNAGASDGSYYSGLTQPGDYIYKDINGDGEITTLDRTVLGDINPDYFGGWNNSFSYKNFDASINVQFAQGHSRQVSNSLLPQLSNSDPYLNTTTIVYDTWTPENTNATYGRLGAPAETLSSTFISDASYVRLRSASVGYNFENQWLTEMGIERARLNFSGNNLLTITDYAGLDPESVSNPRGGETTNLIQDEGFAYPLAQTFTLGLTISF, from the coding sequence ATGGAAATTAAATTAATTAAACCCCATTTTCTTTTTGGAAAAAGGGTACTAATGATGATTATGAGAATATTTATTTTCTTACTTTGCACAACAGTTTTCAGTTTAACTACTGAAAATGGACTTGCGCAAAAGAAAGTTACTCTAGATCACGACAAAACACTTACTGTTGATGAGGTATTTGAAATTATTGCAAATCAAACAGAATACAATTTTATTTACCCAGAAAACTTATTTAAAAATATTCCTAAAGTTAAACTTCAAAAAGGTATTATAAGTGTTGGAAGATTACTTCAAATTACGCTACCTAAAGGAAAGTATAATGCAATATTAGGTACCGATAATAGGATTACTATAAAAGAAAAAAATCAAAGTCAAAAAATAGAAGTTTTTGGAGTTGTCAAAGATAAAGATGGACTACTCTTACCTGGGGTTACGGTCTCAATTAAAGGTACAAACAAAGGGCTACCTACTGATTTTGAAGGTACATACCAAATTACTGTACCTGATGCTGCAAGTGTATTGGTCTTTTCTTATATAGGCTTTCAAACTCAAGAAATTATAGTTGGTGAACAAACCGAAATAAACATAATTTTACAAGAGGAAGTTAGTAGTTTAGAAGAAGTTGTTTTAGTTGGATATGGACGTACAAAAAAGAAGGATCTAACTGGATCAGTTGGAACCGTAAAAGCAGTTGAAATATCTCAAATAAAAACTCAAACCATAGACCAAGCTTTAGTAGGTAAAATTCCAGGAGTGTATATAAATGCAGTAAGTGGTGCCCCAGGCGCAGGTGCAATTGTTCATATTAGAGGTTTAAGTGCTTTACGTGGAGATAATCAACCTTTATATGTAGTAGATGGTGTTCCTATTATAGTAAATCCAATTTTTGAAGAAAATGGTATCGGACTTTTTGGAAACAGAGAAAACCCTTTATTAGCTATTAATCCAAATGACATTGAACGTGTAGATGTTTTAAAAGATGCTTCCGCAGCTGGTATTTACGGGTCTAGAGCAGCCAATGGTGTAGTTCTTATTACAACCAAAAGAGGTACAAGAAATCAAAAACCACAATTTACATTTTCATTAAATTCAACAATATCTAACCCTGTAAAAAAGTGGGATGTATTAAACGTTGATCAATATAAAACATTTGTAACTGAAGGTGCCCAAGCTAGAATTGCTGAAGGCTCTGGAAGTACAACAGATAATATAATTGTAAATACACCAAATCAATTTTTTGGTAATGCAAACACAGATTGGCAAGATGAAATTACCAATAATAATGCATTATGGAATGATTATAAATTTGGATTAAATGGTGGAACTGAAAATATAAATTATTTAGTTTCTGCAGGCGTTACGGATCAAGAAGGTATTATGATTGGTAGTCAATTAGACAGGTATAGCTTAAGTGCTAATATAGATGCAGATGTTACGGAACGTATTAAAACAGGAGTATCATTTAATTATAATTATTCGGTAAATAAAACTTCTGGTGTAACTGATTTAACGTCGGGATTCTTTCGACCAGATTTAGGAGTTTATGACGATAATGGACAGTACACTGGTACACCTGCATTAGGAGGTGTGTTTGGACCTGATGTAATTTCTAGAAACCCAGTAGGCGGTTCTGGTTTAGCAACAAATAAAATTATAGGGCAATACCTATTTGGTTCAGTTTATGGAGAAGTAAAGATTATAGATGGTTTAAAATTTAGGTCACAAATTAATATTTCAGTGAGTAATGATAAAGCTTCTAATTTCGACCCTTCCTTTTCTGATAATGCTATTTTTAACCTCTATAGTTCACCAGTTGCTGAAGCAACACTTGAGCAACAACGTACAGATGCTTTTGCAACAGTTTTTAGTAATACCTTAAATTATTCTAAGTCTTTTGGTGAACATAAAATAGACGCCATAATTGGAATGTCATGGGATCACAACAGAACAGATATTGAAGCACAAACTTATTCGGGTTTCCCAGATGACTTTATTTTGGTAGATCCACGTTCTGCTAATCGTATTTCAAGTTATGAAAGTGAATCTATAGAAGGTGGACTTAATTCATTATTTGGTCGTGTAAACTATAATTTTGAAGATCGTTACTTGGCTACATTAACTATTAGAAGAGATGGTTCTACTAAATTTGGAACAAATAACCAATATGGAACTTTTCCTTCAGGTGCATTAGCATGGAACATGCATAATGAAGATTTTTTTAATATTGATGCTATCAATCAATTAAAATTAAGAGCTTCTTTAGGACGTACAGGAAATGACAATTTAGCTTCATTTTCGTATTTAGCTTATATGTCATCATTAGCAAATAATTACTCTCTTTATGCTAATGTTAATGGAATTGCAATTACAGGCTTACCAAACCCTAACATTAGATGGGAGTCAACAGATCAACTTGACCTAGGTATAGAATTTGGAGCATTTAATAATCGATTGAATGGAGAAATCGTCTATTTTGAAAAAAATACCACAGGAATTATTTTATACACGCCATTACCATCTGAAACAGGTTTTGCTGCTTATAATGCAAATGTTGCCGATGTTAGCAATAAAGGTTGGGAAATAACCATAGGAGGCGATATTATACGCAATACGAATTTTAATTGGAATTCTTCATTTAATATTTCCTTCATCAAAGGAGTTGTAGATAATTTATATGATGGTTCAATAGCTTCAAGTGGAAGTTCTCCAAATATTTTAGAAGGGCAACCAATTGGTGTAATTTCTGGTTATGTTCAAGAAGGTATAGCACAAGATCAAGCACAAATTACAGCATTAAACGCTGGTGCTTCCGATGGAAGTTACTACTCTGGACTTACACAACCAGGAGATTATATTTATAAAGATATTAATGGAGATGGTGAAATAACAACCTTAGATAGAACTGTTCTTGGAGATATAAATCCTGATTATTTTGGAGGATGGAACAATTCATTTAGTTATAAAAATTTTGATGCTAGTATTAATGTTCAATTTGCACAAGGACATTCACGTCAAGTATCAAACTCATTACTTCCACAGCTAAGTAATTCAGACCCTTATTTAAATACAACTACCATTGTATATGATACTTGGACACCAGAAAATACTAACGCAACATATGGGAGACTTGGCGCGCCTGCTGAAACTCTTAGTTCAACATTCATTAGTGATGCATCTTATGTCCGATTGCGTTCAGCATCTGTAGGATATAATTTTGAAAATCAGTGGTTAACTGAAATGGGAATAGAAAGAGCCCGTTTAAATTTCTCTGGAAACAATTTATTAACGATTACAGATTACGCTGGATTAGATCCAGAATCAGTAAGTAACCCTCGAGGAGGTGAAACAACAAACCTTATTCAAGATGAAGGCTTTGCTTACCCGCTAGCTCAAACATTTACTTTAGGCCTAACTATTAGCTTTTAA